From one Bos indicus x Bos taurus breed Angus x Brahman F1 hybrid chromosome 7, Bos_hybrid_MaternalHap_v2.0, whole genome shotgun sequence genomic stretch:
- the LOC113896605 gene encoding olfactory receptor 13G1: protein MNNSIVTEFMILGLTQKPELQGVLFIIFLFIYFMAFLGNMLIVIAIVYNTSLHTPMYVLLLALAIVDIICTTSIIPKILEAMLTSRKIISYGGCMSQLFFFTWSLGAEMVLFTTMAYDRYVAICFPLRYSAIMNHYMCVVLLSTVMAIAVTNSWVHTGLILRLTFCGSNTIDHFFCEIPPLLALSCSPVRINEVMVYVADITLAVGDFTLTCISYCFIIAAILRIRTTEGKRKAFSTCSSHLIAVSLYYSPVIYTYIRPASSYTFERDKVVAALYTLVTPTLNPIVYSFQNKDMQAGIRKVFAFLKH from the coding sequence ATGAATAACAGCATTGTAACTGAATTCATGATCCTAGGCCTCACTCAAAAACCTGAACTCCAGGGAGTTCTCTTCATTATCTTTCTCTTCATCTACTTCATGGCTTTCCTTGGCAATATGCTCATTGTCATTGCCATAGTCTATAACACTAGCTTGCATACACCCATGTATGTTCTCCTTCTGGCCCTGGCTATTGTGGACATCATCTGCACAACAAGCATAATACCAAAAATACTTGAGGCCATGCTAACATCAAGAAAGATCATCTCATATGGAGGCTGCATGTCCCAACTCTTCTTCTTCACATGGTCCCTGGGTGCTGAGATGGTTCTCTTCACCActatggcctatgaccgctatgtggccatctgtttCCCTCTACGCTACAGTGCTATTATGAACCACTATATGTGTGTGGTCTTGCTCAGCACTGTCATGGCTATTGCAGTAACCAACTCCTGGGTACACACAGGTCTCATCCTAAGGCTGACCTTCTGCGGATCAAACACCATTGACCACTTCTTCTGTGAGATACCCCCGCTGCTAGCTTTGTCCTGCAGCCCAGTGAGAATCAATGAAGTGATGGTGTATGTTGCTGATATTACTCTGGCTGTAGGTGACTTCACCCTCACCTGCATCTCCTACTGTTTTATCATTGCTGCCATTCTTCGCATCCGCACtacagaagggaagagaaaggccTTCTCAACATGCTCATCCCATCTCATAGCGGTGTCTCTCTATTATTCTCCTGTAATCTACACCTATATACGCCCAGCTTCCAGCTACACATTTGAAAGGGACAAAGTGGTAGCTGCACTCTATACTCTTGTGACCCCTACATTAAACCCAATTGTGTACAGTTTCCAAAATAAGGACATGCAGGCAGGGATTAGGAAAGTATTTGCATTCCTGAAACATTAG